taaaagaaaaaataaatgaaacctgtaaaaattaaaatgacaaaagcacatatcaaaataattaaaaattaaaaaaaatactgaaaatacaaaaaataaaagctgatttaaatattaataaaaactatgatAGTATGTAAATAACACTTGGCAGACATCAGATCATCCAAGTCAGATATTAATATCAAATGTAAACAGAGCCTGTGATTATTTGCGCAGCGGCGAAATCTTACTTGAATCTGAGCTACTGTGATGGTGCTGGGTATGTGATGATGGATGGGACAACAGGGGGTTCATGCTGTGGGGTGCATACGTATCCATAGCCAACTTCTGTCTGAAGGCTTCCTCCTTACGCCGATTAGCAAACCAGTTGTACACACGAACCTCCGTGACCAAGTTAGATCCAAGTCCGTGAGCTTTAGAGGGCGACACACCCCTCTGCACACACTCAGCCCTGAGAACAcccaaaaaataagttttttttttttcatttttagttttttaatgcatttaggtAACTAAATACAAAAGAAGATGAAATAAAACTACTTTACAAAAtgtcaaatataaaaaaatacatactaacataataatataaaaaaaattataataagaaACAAATATGTCACtttaaaccacaaaaccagtcataacggtcatttttttaaattgagtgaataagcttttcattaatgtatggtttgttaggaaggggcaatatttggccgagacacaactatttgaaaatctgaaggcgcaaaaaaaattaaatctaacaaatagcctttaaatttgtccgaatgaagttcctagcaatgcatattactaatcaaaaattaaaattaaaaattaagttttgatatatttccggtaggaaatgtacaaaatatcttcatggaacatgatctttacctaatatcctaatgatttttggcatagaaaagaaaaatcaataattaattttgaccaatacaatgtgttgttggctattgctcctgaagatgttttgtggtccagggtcaaatataattaaaaaattaaaaaatgtttcataaaattatatatatatatatatatatatatatatatatatatatatatatatatatatatatacttatataaataacactaatatatatatatatatatatatatatattagtgttatttttttttaactaaaacaaTATCTAGAGAGAGAGAGCACATTACCTGTTGCATTCCTCTACCAGCGCTTCTCTTTCTTCTTTGCTGGGGTTCTTCTGTCGTTCATAGGCCTGGTAGAGTATCTCCTGAGATGCGGGACCCCATTTGAAGCGGTTTCGCCTCATTCTCTTAGAGCCTGGCTCCCCCTCTTCTACGATCGGTCCTCCAGAACCTCCCACAGCCCCCGAACTGAGTCCGGTATGAttgaattctgggaaaaaaaacagGACCTGATCCTGACTGCTTGAGTCACTGGGGTCAGAGCCCTGAACACGGTCGAACTCTGCGGAAATAAGAGGGGGACACGATTGGGGCAGAGTAAGGCAGAATCATAATAGATAGTGCTTGGATGGGGAGGCCCATAACGAAGGTGAGCTTCTCACAATTTGATAAGGTTAAAAACGGATACAATAATGGGGCTTACAGAGCAGAGCTCACATGATGCATGCTGGCCTGTGCTAAAATTACAACAAAAGTCCTTCATAAATGTAGGCTATTCAGAGTGAGTAAATAAAAAGacgtgtgaccctggaccacaaaaccaatcataagtagcacgggtatatttgtagcaatagccgacaatacattgtatgtgttaaAATGAtcaaagtaaagatcatgttccatgatgatattttgtaaatatatcgaaacaatgctaagaacttcatttgggcaactttaaaggcgattttctcaaaatgtagatttgtttgcacactcagattccagattttcaaatagttgtttctcagccaaatattgtcctgttctaacaaaccatacaaagcttatttattcagctttatgtatgtataaatatattatttataaattcattaaaaaatatatacataataaaaatgatatataCAACAACatagcacaaaaccagtcataagtagcatgggtatatttgtagcaatagccaaaaatacattgcatgagtcaaaattattgatttttctttgccaaaaatcattaggatattaagtaaagattctgttacatgaagatattttgtaaattttccaccataaatatattcaaacttaattttcaattagtaatatgcattgctaagaacttcatctggacaactttaaaggcaattttctcaatatttagattttttgcaccatcagattccagattttcaaatagttgtatctatacAGCAATGCTTTTTGAAGACCATACatgaaagctttcagatgatatataaatcgcaaaaaaaatacccttatgactggttttgttgtccataaaaatattaaaaccagATGCGGAAAAAAAAAGCTTCAAAATAAATTGTCACTTGGCATGATATTTTGTCAAGCTATTTAACGCAAAGAGAATCACTATTTTTGTCCATAACTGTTCATAAACATGAACTTCTAAAAGTAACACTCTACAATACGGTCccattagttaatacattaaataacattaacaatTGTTTACAGTTAATAAACAATagttaaaaatacagttgtttatTACCAGTTCTCAAgtctattaaataatattaacagacACATTTTCTAATGACGCATTATTTAATGCCTCAAAAGTATTTTCTCATCGTTCTTCCAAGTtaatcaatgtaaaaaaaaaagaaaaaaaaagaaaaaaaaagaaaccttgCTGTGAAGTGGAACAAAAACAGTCTGCCTACTTCGCATGCAACAGAATTTGAACAATATAAGATGTTGACTTACGTCTGTCGATTTCGCGCTGTTTCTGGACATACCAGGTGTAAAGCGCGGCTCGTTTGGCCGTCTTCATCGGTGTACCTTTATTCAGGTGCTGCGACAGGTGAGACTGGTTGAGCCCTGTCACGTCCACCACTTCGCGCTGAGGAATATTGTGCTGCTGCATGTAGCCTTTGACAGTGCGCGCCACACGCCACGGGTCCTCACTGCCAACCACAGTATCCAATGCTATTATGCGCGTTCACAATGCTTTATTTTAATGTGTAGCCTATGTTATTTGTTAGTGTAAAATTGTGCCTTTATGTTTTGAAAAGTCTAAACATGTAAATAACAGATGTGCATGTAATCGTGCAGTAGCCTAAATGTAATCGACATGCaattataacaattaaaaaaataaaatagcatccaaaaatatttcaaaagtacCTCAGATATTTAACAATTTCACAGGTAGTGCTAATTAGTTTTAGTCTTGAAGGTTTTCGCTACGACTCGACAGTCATTTCGGATTAATAGGCTGTAGCcttcaataaaataataaaatgaatagttATAATAGCTATTATGCACgacatataatttaatatatatatatatataaatacaattcgTTCTGTGACAGCCTACGTCAATACGATGACAAACTGACTTAATAAAACTCTTAATTAGGCTACTTAGTAAAAAATTATGACCAACACTCCGCATTTAACAAGTAGGCCTAAAACGTTTGTGATCGTTTTAATACGCCTAAACGAAAAAAGGAAAATGTCTGACGGATCAGCTAATGTTTGTTTGGGGAAATAACCCATCACATTAGAGAGTGCTCGAGGATGTTGATTTAAGACTATAACTTTAGACAATGAATAACTAGATATCTTTTCCCTCTATTCATACGACATTGTGTATCTTTCAGTTGATGATTtatagaaataaattaataacaacTACACGTGGTTTCGTTTTGTCTTTACGTCAATATATGTAATCATGTCTATCTTATAAGTTTAAACAGAAGCATTTCGATGTtctagtaatttaaaaaaatattaaaataataccgAAGTAAGGAAaaattcaacaataataataaacaacatcAGGGTATAGGTTTTGTCAAATCATTTAAATTATCTTTGGGTAACACTTTTTAATTTAAGGTaaccttgttacagtgtaattacacatTGAAGTACTTGGTAATATTgattaactacatgtacttactatatgaTTAGGATTAGGGTTTGATTTAGGGTTACCTGCATGAAATTATGCATAAGTAATTGTTATTATGGTAAATGCTAATAGTAAGTAACATGTAAGGACAcctaaataaagtgttaccatttttgtCATGCAAAAATTAAAACGTTTATAGCTAAAACATAATTAATAATCAGATAAAATAGGATAGAACAAACTTTGCTAGTGTTTGTTACAAtgtaactacactcttaaaaataaaggtgcttcacgatgccatagaaaaaccttttttgtctaaatagttccataaagaacttttaacaattcaaaaaagattctttgtggcgaaagaaggttcttcagattataaaaaggtaaaacagagatgttctttaaagaacctttgactaaatggttctttgtggaaccaaaaatagctcttgtatggcatcgctgtgaagaaccttttgaagcacctttatttttaagagtgtatgtgagtTTCTACTGAGAAACAATTGTTTTATAGGTCTGCTCATTGTTGCGCAGTTCTTTTTACTGCTAAcgactttaaataaataaaatgtactcTGTAATAAAATGTTTTGCCCTgcgtaaaatattttaataacacGCCATTTAGTATCTTTATTGCATCTTAACTCACGATAGCATGCGCTCGACCTCCGCGCGTTGCTCCGCCGCTTCCTCCGTGTTGAGCGACTGCAGCTCCCGCAAGATCGGCGGTGTGTCGAAGTCATCCCCGTCATCCGAGCCTTCATCGCCGGACAGTTTACCCCCTTTACCCTGAGCGCTGGTCAGAGTCAGAAACACCGGTTTGGAGTCATTAGAGTCGCTACCACCGTTGACACTAGCCGGGGACAAGggtttttccatttttattccgAATTCGGCAGGGCACGGACATAAATCCTCCAGCGCCTGGACCAGCACATCCTTAGTGACCCCCGAGTCCAACAAGGCGCTCAGGAGCTCCTGCTGAAGCGATGTCAACTTGGACACCATGTCAGTAAACATCAATCCGGTCTCGTTGAAAGTCCTCTCGACTTCGGTAAATAGACGTGTGAAAATAACGGAAATGAAGAATGTTTTTAACGACTGGAAATCATGAGACTAAAGTGTCTTTACGCAAAGTTTCTGCAGTTGTCCAGAGAACCAGCGCACCTGCTGAAGGAAGTAGTTCCACGTTCCTGGTGGGCGGAGCTGACTTGGTGGTCATTGGCTGTTGCACCTTATGCAAATGATGTTTACTCGTTTATGAATATTCTAATATAAACAAGGAATTCGTACCTAAGGCTTATTCAAGTGTTAGAGTTTGAAATGTTCAGTGCGTTTGATACCTTTGGGATAACTTTCTATATACTGGGCTACTTTTTAAAAGGGTGAAACAACTATAAATCTTGAAAGTAAGCATGCaagcaagcaaataaataaattaattaatactgcattataaacattattactattaatgacatttcaaaaaaaaaaaaaagatttaaatagtCACACATTTAAGTGCTTCTTTTAATTGATTTACTTTGTAAGTCTTAAACGTTTaagcttaaatatatatatactaccagtcaaaagtaagaatttaatgttttttaaagaagtctcttttcaccaagcctgcaattatttgatccccaaaaaacagtaacaattttaaatatttttgctatttaagataactgttttctttttgaatatatttttaaatgtaatttattcctgcgtttttaaagaaattttagctcaagtcacatgatccttcataaatcattctaatattctaacttgctgctcaaaaacattttttattattattatgttgaaaacagctgaatataatttttttttcagggttctttaatgaataaaaagcatttatctgaaatagaaatatttattataaatgtctttatcatccatttttagcaatttatttaaaacatccttgctaaataaaagtattgatttctacaacttctttttcaaaaaacaaaacaaacaaaaaaaattatactgactccaaacttttgaatgttatagtgtataatgttacaaaagatttttattttagataaatgctgatctttggatattttttatcaaagaatctggaaaaaaattactcaacatgttttaaatattgatgataataataataataataacaaatttaataatttaataataatttaataataattgtttcttaaacatcaaatcagcatattggaatgatttatgaaggatcatgtgacagtgaacaCTGGAGTGATGAAGttgaattaataattaataagttacattttaaaatatattcaaaaagacaacagttatttcaaatagtaaaaatatttcaaaatattgctgttttactaaaataaatgcaggcttggtgagcagaagaaaacatttaaaatctttctGTCCAAAAACTTGttcaatggtagtgtatatatatattttcctagaCCTTTTGGATTTTTCATTATTCCTAAATCCCACATTCTTTGTAATGtagttcttatttatttatttacttatttatttaaagataAGATCTGACCTTAAGGCAAGTGTGTTGATCAGCACATCATGtctgattatttatttaatagaattaaataaaattcatattcctattaaaataaaaacatcatcATGATACATCTGAAATGTGAGTCACTCACAAGACCAAATTTGCTGCTGGAACAGAATTTTAATGCCCGCTGCATTTCAACCTTTCTCACACATTTTGGGCACTGGTCATTTCTCAATGATTAACAACAGTTAATAACAAACTTACAGAAATTACATCTTTTTTTCCAGGATGTGAAACTACTTCTGTTGTGAAAGCTGCAGTGGAGTGTGACTGTATCGGATGAATaatttgttcagtttttttttttttttttctcggacgAAGAGGTTTTTATGTTGTTCCTTGACAGTATCAAAAGCTCTGCTGTCTCCCTAACAAAGCCTCTTCCTTTTCCTCCACCGGTATTTTTCGTAAATATGGCTAATTTGCCTGCAGTTCAAACCCAGAGGTATTATGAAGGTCACTAAGCCTTCAGAGTTGACCAGTAGGCAACTATTCATggatatttgatttgatttgattacaGATATATCATCGTTTTATAAGAATGGCTGGAATATGCTAAAATGACGCATTTAGTAAAACTTTCATAGTTAGCTAGGGAATCAGTGACCAGAAAGATGAGTTCCGGTCAGTAAGCTGGACCTTGACTTGGACTCAAAAGGACACATAAACTCaagtacacacacaaacacacacttagaGCATGAAAGAGATGGAGAGAAGTTTATATCTAAAAATGACACCGGTTTTGTTGAGAGCTGGTGTTCTGGGGTGAGGTCTCGAGGCATTTATTGTCTATGTTACAGAACAGTGACAGAACTGTGTCCACAGGTGTTTCACCATATAAAGACTCCGTTGATCACTCTGTTAGACATTAACCTCAGTAATCTAACCTGCATGAGCTTCCTTTTCACGATGATGAGCATGATTATGATTGTTTTGTGTTATAAAACAGCCTAGGTGTGTGAATACACACACCTTGCatttttctatttatattttCTGTAATATTTACAGGAATTTAAAATGCAGatgttttgtaaaaataaataaattaattaaaaatgtgcttttttaGATTAATTATTGTCCTTCTAGTTTACATGTTCAGGGTGGGAGAACTGATCAGAAATATAATTAAAGTCTGAACGTTATACAGCAAATTGAGTCTGATGAATGTGCAAGTGCACACGGTGGAGCACAACTCACTGAAAGCTCTGCGCATTTGTCAAAATTAAAGTGACTCAAAGACATCAGACTCATTTCCTTTAAGGAGGCAGAGGAGCAAATGAGATCAGTCGCAGAGGAAATAAGGAGTGTGAGTGGAGCTACTCTCCCAGAACCGACTGCAGCTCTCAAGCCCCCGCTGACATACACTTACTGAAATCTATCCAAACTAATCCCAACAGTGAATTAAGTGTCAGTAAAAATAGGAGTAAAACAGTACAGGCTGTGAATGAAGGAATCAGGTGGTAATCAAAGATAGTGACACAATCATCATAGCTTTATTGGAAGAAGGAAATTGACTTTCACAAACGCAGTCAGGATCACTAGGAAATCAAACACTGGGGGAAAGGACTTGAAGTTTGGAAGGAGGAATCCTAACTTGAGAGTGTGACTAATACACACTCATTAAATGCATTAAATGGATTGTTTTATTGGTAGGtgaaattgtaattatatttggCAAATCTGTGACTACTAATGTGAATTAGTTGCAGTTAATAAATCTCTATCTATtctaaagttgaagtcaaaagtttacatacacctttcagaatctgcaaaataagagggatcatacaaaatgcatgttattttttatttagtattgacctgaataagaactttcacataagacatttacatatagtccacaagagaaaataatagttgaatttataaaaatgaccctgttaaaaagtttacatatgcttgattaaTACTGAATGAtattttgtttagtgaaagttgttcatgaatcccttgtttgtcttgaacagttaaactgcctgctgttcttcagaaaaatcacaaattctttggtttttcagcatttttgtgtatttgaaccctttccaacaatgactgtgtgattttgagatccatcttttcactctgaggacaactgagggactcatatgcaactattacagaaggttcaaatgctcactgatgctccagaaggaaaaatgatgcattaggaAAACTTTTTCAGTTTGAAGATCAGGGGAAATgtaactgattttgtcttctgggaaacatgcacgtatcttctgcagcttctgaaggccagtactaaatgaaaaatatggtatttagacaaaataagaaataataatcttcattctgttcaaaagttttcagccccggctcttaatgcatcgtttttcttctggagcatcagtgagtgtttgaaccttctgtaatagttgcatttgagtgcCTTAGTTatcctcagtgagaaaagatggatctcaaaatcatacagtcattgttggaaagggttcaaattcaccaAAATGCTAAAAAGCCAAATAATTTGTGTAACCCGAAGGACTttcctgaaaaacagcaggcagtttaactgttcaggacaaacaagggacttatgcacaagtatcactaaacaaaaaaacacagctgtggatcattcaggtaaaaacggTAATAAGAAtcaatgtaaactttttaacagggtcatttttataaattgaacattttttttattttgtggactaatatgtaaatgtcttttctttgaaacatcttattcaggtcagtactaaataaaaagtaacatgaattttgtatgatccctcttactttacttaaataattgacattttgcagattctgcaaggtgtatgtaaacttttgacttcttaAAAACatgtttcttaaaacatttttcatagtgacagaagtttatttttttgtctgAGCTGACTTTAAATAAAAAGACTAATAACATATTCTATGTTGTTTCTAGGTAACCTTCCCAGAGAATGTTCAAGGATTCCTGCTTTTTCGACTAATAGCCTGTTTTATCAAAATTAACTTCAAGTAAACTCTAATTCTCATTGGAATTTTCATGATTAGAATGAAGGCCGTCCATTTCAGTCTACAAACTTTTGACCCTCACTCGAAGTCTTTGCAAAAATCACTTGACAATTCATGTAAACTGCACAGACAGAACACCGAATAGCATTATAACACATATCATTCAAAAGCTATGATGCTGTACTGCATTTTTACAACACAGTAAAGAATTCATGAGTTTTTATGGAGACTTTGATGGCTCCTCGAGAGGGGTCAAAATCTGACAAACGAGCACCGTAAATGTAAGAAGGAGAATAACTACAGGAAAAGCATGTGATGCTGGCATAGCACCAGACACTTTAAATGTCTATTACGGCAAATCCATTTTTTAATTTCAGCAGGGATTCCCATCCCGTACACAGACATTTAGCTAAATGGTTACTCAGGTTAATCAGGTATTGCTTAACTAACACACTGCAAATCTTTCAACCAACACAAACATCATTTTAACACTGATTACCTTCCTATGTAACACatatagagagagagataaaTGCAGTTTGATGTAAAAGTGTTGTATTTGGAATGTTTCTTTACCATACGTGCATTAGAATTTCTTATTGTATGCATTAGTGTTTTAGAGAGCCTCATTCACTCCTAAAAGATTTTATGGTGTTTTATAGATCCTAATTGTCCCTCGTCTCATGGGACCCCCAGTGGGTAGAGGGGGATGAGGGTGAGCGCTCAGGAACAGACGTGCTTGAATCAGCATTCCCCCCCattcctccctccctccctcctgtTAGAGATGAGTGGACTCTGCCCTGCTGAACCTCACGCTCGCTTGATCTGCTCTTCACAGGAATCACACGTTTCGCCCTCTTCTTCATCCTGATTGCACTCCTCCTGCTGCTTTTCTCTCTCATGCCTCAGTGATCCCGAGGCCCCAGAGGGCCAAAGTCAATCAAGGTATCACGTCAAACTAAAACTCACAGCTAATTTCATTAAAGCCTTTTAGGTTCTGTCTTTGCTT
The genomic region above belongs to Garra rufa chromosome 19, GarRuf1.0, whole genome shotgun sequence and contains:
- the hnf1bb gene encoding hepatocyte nuclear factor 1-beta-B isoform X1; protein product: MFTDMVSKLTSLQQELLSALLDSGVTKDVLVQALEDLCPCPAEFGIKMEKPLSPASVNGGSDSNDSKPVFLTLTSAQGKGGKLSGDEGSDDGDDFDTPPILRELQSLNTEEAAEQRAEVERMLSEDPWRVARTVKGYMQQHNIPQREVVDVTGLNQSHLSQHLNKGTPMKTAKRAALYTWYVQKQREIDRQFDRVQGSDPSDSSSQDQVLFFFPEFNHTGLSSGAVGGSGGPIVEEGEPGSKRMRRNRFKWGPASQEILYQAYERQKNPSKEEREALVEECNRAECVQRGVSPSKAHGLGSNLVTEVRVYNWFANRRKEEAFRQKLAMDTYAPHSMNPLLSHPSSHTQHHHSSSDSKLRYSQQGTSEVTSSTTISHHGSSQSVLQQVSPGSLDPCHGLLSTDTKMISVSGGVLPPVSTLTNIHSLSQSSHHHQQAQSLIMSLAAQSLTSPQSQSVPVINSVSGLTTLQPMQFPQSTSLTQLTTAHISQQPFTQSHMYSPKQEAAQFSHPSRYATMDTSTITHLGSSKQVKHQFPCPLQAW
- the hnf1bb gene encoding hepatocyte nuclear factor 1-beta-B isoform X2, encoding MFTDMVSKLTSLQQELLSALLDSGVTKDVLVQALEDLCPCPAEFGIKMEKPLSPASVNGGSDSNDSKPVFLTLTSAQGKGGKLSGDEGSDDGDDFDTPPILRELQSLNTEEAAEQRAEVERMLSEDPWRVARTVKGYMQQHNIPQREVVDVTGLNQSHLSQHLNKGTPMKTAKRAALYTWYVQKQREIDRQFDRVQGSDPSDSSSQDQVLFFFPEFNHTGLSSGAVGGSGGPIVEEGEPGSKRMRRNRFKWGPASQEILYQAYERQKNPSKEEREALVEECNRAECVQRGVSPSKAHGLGSNLVTEVRVYNWFANRRKEEAFRQKLAMDTYAPHSMNPLLSHPSSHTQHHHSSSDSKLRYSQQGTSEVTSSTTISHHGSSQSVLQQVSPGSLDPCHGLLSTDTKMISVSGGVLPPVSTLTNIHSLSQSSHHHQQAQSLIMSLAAQSLTSPQSQSVPVINSVSGLTTLQPMQFPQSTSLTQLTTAHISQQPFTQSHMYSPKQEAAQFSHPSRYATMDTSTITHLGSSKQCPLQAW